From Mercenaria mercenaria strain notata chromosome 17, MADL_Memer_1, whole genome shotgun sequence, the proteins below share one genomic window:
- the LOC123536526 gene encoding monocarboxylate transporter 12-like, producing the protein MTEEKRRLLFPEFEHLNGLDDDSSDQYKSQLKSQPYLHNKNELSTSSKERQETCFKNVTSDYSGYGRQVSSPVVAKVTNASLPFVLKLLVVFACLVSILISMGLGYSLSVLYAQLIRVFEVDRSIVVLNQSFYEALLAVGGALWSFPVSKIGYGFCIIIGGLVGSICVAVSSVAANVPTIIILVGIMSGASFGVVYMGPFVVAGDIFDSYKTAVIGFVSIGSSLGQFTMSYFMEICIEKYDWNGALLVIGGICLNAVPCGMLMVLNQRHSSKSDLNKPSASAKQSLFKLTLFKQKLFWLLLLNSVILAFTALAESRFMVDLVELKGFERKVGSFFITMIGVSNLIGGLIGSLSKITCKISSATHMGYWILVTGLSHGLVVYVDSYSGLLAASLVNGLCIGNIYAHVAIAMYEIYGTEDYAPSFATWNVMKGVGNFLGGYFGGFIHDTTGSYDLLFQTSIVLSIFYSLSFFGIVLYRKYKAKHSGYVKI; encoded by the coding sequence ATGACGGAGGAGAAACGGCGATTACTGTTTCCAGAATTTGAACACTTGAACGGCCTTGATGATGACAGCAGTGATCAGTATAAGAGTCAACTAAAAAGCCAGCCATATCTGCACAATAAGAATGAACTGTCTACAAGCTCTAAGGAACGGCAAGAAacgtgttttaaaaatgttaccaGTGATTACAGCGGTTATGGGAGACAGGTATCATCACCAGTGGTTGCAAAGGTCACCAATGCGTCATTACCGTTCGTTTTGAAACTTCTTGTTGTTTTTGCATGTTTGGTATCAATTTTAATATCAATGGGCTTGGGTTACAGTCTTAGTGTTCTCTATGCGCAACTGATTCGAGTTTTTGAAGTAGATCGTTCGATAGTTGTACTGAATCAAAGCTTCTACGAGGCTTTACTGGCAGTTGGCGGAGCACTTTGGAGCTTCCCTGTATCTAAAATAGGATATGGTTTCTGTATTATTATTGGCGGCCTCGTCGGGAGTATTTGTGTTGCTGTTAGTTCAGTAGCAGCTAATGTACCAACGATTATAATTCTTGTCGGCATTATGTCGGGAGCCTCGTTTGGGGTCGTGTACATGGGGCCGTTTGTCGTTGCCGGGGATATATTTGACAGCTATAAAACCGCCGTGATCGGATTCGTTTCAATAGGCTCAAGTTTAGGACAGTTCACTATGTCATATTTTATGGAAATATGCATTGAAAAATACGACTGGAACGGCGCTCTACTAGTGATTGGAGGGATTTGTCTAAATGCCGTACCATGCGGTATGTTAATGGTTCTAAATCAGCGTCACTCTTCGAAGTCTGACCTAAACAAACCATCTGCTTCGGCCAAACAGAGTTTGTTCAAACTAACACTATTTAAACAGAAGTTGTTTTGGTTATTACTTCTGAATTCTGTGATACTGGCTTTCACCGCCCTTGCAGAAAGTCGTTTCATGGTGGATCTTGTTGAACTGAAAGGATTCGAACGCAAAGTAGGTTCGTTCTTTATCACGATGATCGGCGTTAGTAATCTCATTGGAGGTCTGATTGGATCGCTGTCAAAAATCACGTGCAAAATCAGCAGTGCTACTCATATGGGCTATTGGATTCTAGTTACGGGTCTTTCTCATGGCCTTGTCGTGTATGTGGACTCCTATTCCGGACTCCTTGCCGCATCATTAGTGAACGGCTTATGTATCGGAAATATTTACGCTCACGTTGCCATCGCCATGTACGAAATCTACGGTACGGAAGACTACGCACCCTCGTTTGCGACATGGAACGTTATGAAAGGTGTAGGGAATTTTCTAGGAGGTTACTTTGGAGGGTTTATACACGACACAACGGGGAGTTATGATTTACTGTTTCAAACATCAATTGTTCTAAGTATATTTTACTCACTGTCATTTTTTGGAATTGTTTTGTACAGGAAATACAAGGCTAAACATAGTGGATATGTTAAAATATGA